The following are encoded in a window of Flavobacterium cupriresistens genomic DNA:
- a CDS encoding thiamine phosphate synthase gives MIVISNPVAVANEISLIHSLFEEGLALFHIRKPEFTEIEMMQFIEQIKPEFRSKLVLHTQHQIAGDFGISKIHFSERERNQTLLFPFANKTVSTSSHSIADFNALDSNFEYAFLSPVFKSISKENYASEIDLFEAVKSRKNFRTKMIALGGISPENSKTTLENGFDGIALLGALWNHENPVNQFVLCQKIVLTYSL, from the coding sequence ATGATCGTTATATCAAATCCAGTTGCGGTAGCAAACGAAATCAGCCTAATCCATTCTCTTTTTGAGGAGGGATTAGCGCTATTTCATATCCGAAAACCGGAGTTTACTGAGATTGAGATGATGCAATTTATTGAGCAAATAAAACCTGAATTCAGGTCAAAATTGGTCCTGCATACACAGCATCAAATTGCCGGTGATTTTGGTATTAGTAAAATTCATTTTTCTGAAAGAGAACGAAATCAGACTTTGCTATTTCCCTTTGCAAACAAAACGGTTTCGACCTCTTCCCACTCGATTGCGGATTTTAACGCTTTAGATTCAAACTTTGAATATGCTTTTTTAAGTCCTGTTTTTAAAAGCATTTCGAAAGAAAATTACGCTTCTGAAATTGATCTTTTTGAAGCAGTAAAATCAAGAAAAAATTTTAGGACAAAGATGATCGCTCTGGGTGGAATTTCTCCTGAAAATAGTAAAACAACGTTAGAAAATGGTTTCGATGGCATTGCCCTTCTGGGAGCGTTATGGAATCATGAAAACCCTGTAAACCAATTTGTATTATGTCAGAAAATCGTCCTTACGTACTCACTATAG
- the thiC gene encoding phosphomethylpyrimidine synthase ThiC, which produces MTNEEKISRTPFPNSKKIYVNGEIHPIKVAMREVALSDTRLSNGGTEKNPAITIYDTSGAYTDPDITIDIRKGLPRLREEWILERNDVEILSEITSDYGQMRLKDENLNHLRFEYLHQPKRAKEGANVTQLYYAKQGIITPEMEYIAIRENQRIELLNEQTKAMQCQHAGHSFGANTPKSKITPEFVRSEVAIGRAIIPNNINHPESEPMIVGRNFLVKINANIGNSAVTSTIEEEVEKAVWACRWGADTIMDLSTGKNIHETREWIIRNSPVPIGTVPIYQALEKVKGIAEDLTWEVFRDTLIEQAEQGVSYFTIHAGVLLRYIHLTAERVTGIVSRGGSIMAKWCLFHHKENFLYTHFEEICEIMKQYDVAFSLGDGLRPGSIADANDAAQFAELETLGELAKIAWKHDVQVFIEGPGHVPMHMIKENMDKQLEHCNEAPFYTLGPLTTDIAPGYDHITSAIGAAMIGWYGCAMLCYVTPKEHLGLPNKKDVKDGVITYKISAHAADLAKGHPGAQYRDNALSKARFEFRWEDQFNLSLDPDTAREFHDETLPAEGAKIAHFCSMCGPKFCSMKISQEIRDVAAAEKGMQEKSEEFIEQGKEIYI; this is translated from the coding sequence ATGACAAACGAAGAAAAAATATCCAGAACGCCATTTCCAAATTCCAAAAAAATATATGTGAATGGTGAAATACATCCAATAAAAGTTGCCATGCGTGAAGTGGCATTAAGCGACACGCGACTTTCTAACGGCGGAACTGAAAAGAATCCGGCGATAACTATCTATGACACCTCCGGTGCCTATACCGATCCGGATATCACCATTGACATCCGAAAAGGGCTGCCACGACTAAGAGAGGAATGGATTTTAGAACGAAATGATGTTGAAATCTTATCTGAAATAACATCCGATTACGGGCAAATGCGATTAAAAGATGAAAACTTAAACCATTTAAGATTCGAATATTTACATCAGCCTAAAAGAGCTAAAGAAGGAGCAAACGTAACCCAATTGTATTACGCCAAACAAGGAATCATCACTCCTGAAATGGAATACATTGCGATTCGTGAAAACCAACGTATCGAACTTTTAAACGAACAAACCAAAGCCATGCAATGCCAGCACGCAGGTCATAGTTTTGGAGCAAATACACCGAAAAGTAAAATTACACCTGAATTTGTTCGTAGTGAAGTGGCCATTGGACGCGCCATTATCCCAAACAACATCAACCACCCAGAAAGTGAACCGATGATTGTAGGCCGAAATTTTCTTGTAAAAATAAACGCTAACATCGGAAATAGTGCTGTGACTTCGACTATTGAAGAAGAAGTAGAGAAAGCGGTCTGGGCCTGCCGTTGGGGAGCAGATACGATAATGGACTTATCAACAGGAAAAAACATTCACGAAACCAGAGAATGGATCATTCGTAACTCTCCGGTGCCTATTGGAACGGTGCCTATTTATCAGGCCTTAGAAAAAGTAAAAGGAATCGCTGAAGATTTAACGTGGGAGGTTTTCCGCGATACACTAATTGAACAGGCAGAACAAGGAGTTTCGTATTTTACGATTCATGCCGGGGTTTTACTGCGCTACATTCACTTAACCGCAGAGCGTGTGACGGGAATTGTTTCCCGAGGCGGATCAATCATGGCGAAATGGTGTTTATTTCACCACAAAGAAAACTTTTTATACACCCATTTCGAAGAAATCTGCGAAATCATGAAACAGTATGATGTCGCTTTTTCTTTAGGAGATGGCTTACGTCCCGGTTCTATTGCCGACGCTAATGATGCTGCACAATTTGCCGAGTTAGAAACTTTAGGTGAACTGGCAAAAATAGCCTGGAAACACGATGTACAAGTCTTTATAGAAGGTCCTGGTCACGTGCCGATGCATATGATTAAAGAAAACATGGACAAACAATTAGAACATTGTAACGAGGCTCCTTTTTATACCCTTGGACCTCTAACAACAGATATTGCACCTGGTTACGATCACATTACATCTGCCATTGGAGCAGCTATGATTGGCTGGTACGGTTGTGCGATGCTGTGTTATGTTACACCAAAAGAACATTTAGGGCTACCGAATAAAAAAGACGTAAAAGACGGCGTAATCACCTATAAGATTTCAGCCCATGCTGCTGATTTAGCCAAAGGACATCCGGGAGCACAATACCGCGACAATGCCTTGAGTAAAGCTCGTTTTGAATTCCGTTGGGAAGATCAGTTCAATTTATCATTGGATCCGGACACAGCCAGAGAATTTCACGACGAAACACTTCCTGCTGAGGGTGCCAAAATTGCCCATTTCTGCTCTATGTGCGGACCAAAATTCTGTTCAATGAAAATATCACAGGAAATTCGTGATGTAGCTGCCGCAGAAAAAGGGATGCAGGAAAAATCAGAAGAGTTTATTGAACAAGGAAAAGAAATTTACATCTAA
- the thiS gene encoding sulfur carrier protein ThiS has translation MELKINQQIKHFNAETLSVQSLLDLEIPNKQNGIAIAINSTVIPKPEWDSHFIRETDDILIISATQGG, from the coding sequence ATGGAACTAAAAATCAACCAACAAATCAAACATTTCAATGCTGAAACACTTAGCGTTCAGTCATTGCTCGATCTCGAAATTCCGAACAAACAAAACGGGATTGCCATTGCTATAAACAGCACCGTAATTCCAAAACCTGAATGGGACTCTCATTTTATTCGGGAAACTGATGATATTCTGATTATTTCTGCCACCCAAGGGGGGTAG
- a CDS encoding DNA-3-methyladenine glycosylase I, which yields MDLIRCGWCTSSELYKKYHDEEWGVPVYDDASLFEFLILETFQAGLSWITILNKRENFRAAFDHFDYKKIANYPEDKIESLLEDTGIIRNKLKIRSAVTNAQAFIKIQEEFGSFSDYIWKFTNGKPIDNTPKTLKDVPATTPLSDEISKDLKKRGFKFVGSTVIYAHMQATGMVNDHVGDCWTRA from the coding sequence ATGGATTTAATAAGATGTGGCTGGTGTACTTCCAGTGAATTATACAAAAAATACCATGATGAAGAATGGGGTGTTCCCGTTTATGACGATGCATCATTATTCGAATTCTTAATCCTTGAAACTTTTCAGGCCGGTTTAAGCTGGATTACTATATTAAATAAAAGAGAAAATTTCAGAGCTGCCTTTGATCATTTCGACTATAAAAAAATCGCCAATTATCCCGAAGATAAAATCGAATCTTTACTTGAAGATACCGGAATTATTCGCAATAAATTAAAAATTCGTTCCGCCGTTACCAACGCACAGGCCTTTATAAAAATACAGGAAGAATTTGGAAGTTTCTCCGATTATATCTGGAAATTCACCAACGGAAAACCTATAGACAATACCCCAAAAACCTTAAAAGACGTTCCTGCGACCACACCTCTATCTGACGAAATCAGCAAAGATTTAAAAAAAAGAGGCTTTAAATTTGTAGGTTCTACCGTGATTTACGCTCACATGCAAGCCACAGGAATGGTCAATGATCATGTCGGAGATTGTTGGACTCGGGCTTAG
- a CDS encoding queuosine precursor transporter, translating into MFKTRKEIVFVVLAGIFITNAVVAELIGGKLIQIGPFVMSIGILPWPIVFLTTDLINEYFGEKGVKKLSFITACLIAYAFLILFMAIVVPAAKGISPVNDEQFQAVFGQSMWIIVGSLIAFIISQLIDVWIFWFFKNRTGEGKIWLRTTGSTVISQLFDSFIVLGIAFWLPGKIDFDTFISSGLTGYIFKLSVAILLTPLIYLGHHLIKKYLEQDPTTEDKTKTIEKQ; encoded by the coding sequence ATGTTTAAAACCAGAAAAGAAATTGTCTTTGTTGTTCTTGCAGGAATTTTTATTACTAATGCAGTCGTCGCAGAACTAATTGGAGGAAAACTAATCCAGATTGGCCCATTTGTAATGAGTATCGGGATTCTACCTTGGCCAATTGTCTTTCTTACTACCGATTTGATCAATGAATATTTTGGAGAAAAAGGCGTTAAAAAACTTTCTTTTATAACAGCCTGCCTGATTGCTTATGCATTCCTGATCTTATTTATGGCGATTGTGGTTCCAGCCGCAAAAGGCATTAGCCCGGTCAACGACGAACAGTTTCAAGCTGTTTTTGGACAGAGTATGTGGATTATTGTCGGAAGTCTTATCGCTTTTATAATTTCTCAACTAATTGATGTTTGGATTTTTTGGTTTTTTAAAAACAGAACAGGCGAAGGAAAAATATGGCTCAGAACCACGGGGTCAACTGTAATCTCTCAATTATTTGATTCTTTTATTGTTCTTGGAATTGCCTTCTGGTTACCCGGAAAAATTGATTTTGATACCTTTATTTCATCAGGATTAACGGGCTACATTTTTAAACTTTCTGTCGCTATTTTACTGACTCCCCTGATTTATCTTGGACATCATTTAATAAAGAAATATCTCGAGCAGGACCCTACTACTGAAGATAAAACCAAGACTATCGAAAAACAATAA
- a CDS encoding M3 family metallopeptidase, which yields MITKKIIGIILMGTTFFASNAQTNTENPLLKKWTGPYGGVPAFNLYKVSDFKPALQFAIQEKLDEVDAIANNSKAPTFDNTIAALERSGKTITRISTVYGIYRSNISSPEFNVVDTEMSPKFSEFSDKINQNKKLFERIEDLYNSKESKKLTSEQQRLIWLYYTDFVREGAKLNNADKEKVAKINKELATLFTRFNQNLLAEENNQYVALKTEADFDGLPAEEKNAAIAEAKERKLDVMGCVANTRSSIEPFLTFSTRRDLREKAFDIFVKRGDNGNENDTNSTLVEILKLRTEKAKILGFPSFAHWSLSNKMAKDPQKTLDLMMSVWKPAVEKVQQDVAEMQKIVDTEGGKFKIEPWDYRYYAEKVRKAKYDLDQNEVKPYLQLENLREGMFWVAGELFNLKFKQITDVPVYHPDVRVWEVSNKITGKVVGLWYFDPYARSGKRSGAWMNSYRDQQKLDGDILTIVSNNCNFIKGTANEPVLISWSDATTLFHEFGHALHGLCSNVTYPSLSGTSVARDYVEFPSQLLEHWLATPEVLNKFALHYKTNEPLPQALVDRIEKAADFGEGFATVETISSSLIDMKLHLATEAIDPHKFEKETLDALNMPSEIVMRHRIPQFGHIFSSDGYAAGYYSYLWADVINADAYEAFLEGKGPYDKEVAKRLYDNVFSTGNTIDQEKAYENFRGRAPKSDALMRARNFPITDKK from the coding sequence ATGATAACAAAAAAAATAATTGGAATTATTCTTATGGGGACAACCTTTTTTGCGTCGAACGCACAAACCAATACTGAAAATCCGTTGCTTAAAAAATGGACAGGTCCGTATGGCGGAGTTCCTGCATTTAATCTGTACAAGGTTTCAGATTTTAAACCGGCACTTCAGTTTGCTATTCAGGAGAAACTGGATGAAGTTGATGCTATTGCAAATAATTCAAAAGCACCAACTTTTGATAATACGATTGCGGCTCTGGAGCGCTCCGGTAAAACGATTACAAGAATTTCTACTGTCTATGGGATTTACAGATCTAACATAAGCAGTCCGGAATTTAATGTTGTGGATACTGAAATGTCTCCAAAATTTTCTGAGTTTTCGGATAAAATCAATCAGAATAAAAAGCTTTTCGAAAGAATTGAGGATCTATATAATTCAAAAGAAAGTAAAAAACTTACCAGCGAGCAACAAAGATTGATTTGGTTGTATTACACTGATTTTGTTCGTGAAGGAGCAAAATTAAATAATGCCGACAAAGAAAAAGTAGCTAAAATCAATAAAGAACTAGCAACGCTTTTTACCCGATTTAATCAAAATTTATTAGCAGAAGAAAACAATCAGTACGTGGCTTTAAAAACAGAAGCTGATTTTGATGGTCTTCCGGCTGAAGAAAAAAATGCCGCAATAGCAGAAGCAAAAGAAAGAAAATTAGACGTTATGGGCTGTGTTGCTAATACACGTTCTTCGATTGAGCCTTTTTTGACGTTCTCAACGCGCAGAGATTTAAGAGAAAAAGCATTTGATATTTTTGTGAAACGTGGAGATAACGGAAATGAGAATGACACTAATTCGACTTTAGTTGAGATTTTGAAATTGCGTACTGAAAAAGCGAAAATACTTGGTTTTCCATCCTTTGCACATTGGAGTTTGTCTAATAAAATGGCAAAAGACCCACAGAAAACATTAGATTTAATGATGTCGGTTTGGAAACCTGCGGTAGAAAAAGTGCAGCAGGATGTGGCTGAAATGCAGAAAATTGTTGATACTGAAGGTGGAAAATTTAAAATTGAACCTTGGGATTATCGTTATTATGCTGAAAAAGTCAGAAAAGCAAAGTATGATTTAGATCAAAATGAAGTGAAACCTTATCTGCAATTAGAGAATTTACGTGAAGGAATGTTCTGGGTTGCCGGGGAATTATTTAATTTAAAATTCAAACAAATCACAGATGTTCCGGTTTATCATCCGGATGTGCGTGTTTGGGAAGTGAGTAATAAGATAACAGGTAAAGTAGTGGGATTATGGTATTTTGATCCTTATGCGCGTTCAGGAAAACGTTCCGGTGCGTGGATGAATTCTTACCGTGACCAGCAAAAATTAGACGGAGATATTCTGACAATCGTATCTAATAATTGTAATTTTATTAAAGGAACTGCAAACGAGCCGGTTTTAATTTCGTGGTCGGATGCGACTACGTTATTCCATGAATTTGGCCATGCACTTCATGGTTTATGTTCAAATGTTACCTATCCAAGTTTGTCGGGAACAAGTGTTGCAAGAGATTATGTAGAGTTTCCTTCTCAATTGTTAGAGCACTGGTTGGCAACTCCGGAGGTCTTAAATAAATTTGCGTTACATTATAAAACCAATGAGCCACTGCCTCAGGCATTAGTTGATCGAATAGAGAAAGCAGCCGATTTTGGCGAAGGTTTTGCAACAGTTGAAACGATTTCAAGTTCACTGATTGATATGAAGCTTCACTTAGCAACAGAGGCTATTGATCCTCATAAATTTGAAAAAGAAACCTTAGATGCGCTAAATATGCCGTCAGAGATTGTAATGCGTCACAGAATCCCACAGTTTGGGCATATTTTTTCAAGTGACGGTTATGCGGCAGGATATTACAGTTACTTGTGGGCAGATGTTATAAATGCAGATGCTTATGAGGCTTTCTTAGAAGGAAAAGGACCTTACGATAAAGAGGTTGCCAAACGACTTTATGACAATGTTTTTAGTACCGGAAATACGATTGATCAGGAAAAAGCATATGAAAACTTCAGAGGAAGAGCGCCTAAGTCAGATGCTTTGATGAGAGCGAGAAATTTTCCTATTACAGATAAGAAGTAA
- the tsf gene encoding translation elongation factor Ts — MATITAADVNKLRQTTGAGMMDCKKALVEAEGDFDKAIQNLREKGQKVAANRSDRESSEGAAVSFVNADKTKGAIITLNCETDFVGKNEAFVTLAKELVERAINFSSKEDFLASDFNGITVAEKLIEQTGVIGEKIEIGGFEILEGAFVGSYVHVNKIAALTAISQSVDNAEVLTKDISMQVASMGADTLSYKDFDPAFVESELAARIAVIEKDNEEAKRLGKTLKNVPKYISFSQLTEEVIKQAEEDAKAELKAEGKPEQIWDKIIPGKVQRFISDNTTLDQEKALLDQNFIKDDSKKVSDYVKGFNVEITGFKRVTLG, encoded by the coding sequence ATGGCAACAATTACTGCTGCAGACGTAAATAAATTAAGACAAACTACAGGTGCCGGAATGATGGACTGTAAAAAAGCTTTAGTTGAAGCTGAAGGAGATTTCGATAAAGCGATACAAAACCTTAGAGAAAAAGGACAAAAAGTTGCTGCTAATCGTTCTGACCGTGAGTCTTCTGAAGGAGCTGCTGTTTCTTTTGTTAATGCTGATAAAACTAAAGGAGCGATCATCACTTTAAACTGCGAAACTGATTTCGTAGGTAAAAATGAAGCTTTCGTAACTTTAGCTAAAGAATTAGTAGAAAGAGCTATTAACTTTTCTTCTAAAGAAGATTTCTTAGCTTCAGATTTCAACGGAATTACTGTTGCTGAAAAACTAATTGAGCAAACTGGTGTTATTGGTGAAAAAATCGAAATCGGTGGTTTTGAAATTTTAGAAGGTGCTTTCGTTGGATCTTATGTTCACGTTAACAAAATTGCTGCATTAACAGCAATCTCTCAATCAGTTGACAACGCTGAAGTTTTAACTAAAGACATCTCTATGCAAGTTGCTTCTATGGGAGCTGATACATTATCTTACAAAGATTTTGATCCTGCTTTCGTTGAATCTGAACTTGCTGCTCGTATTGCTGTAATCGAAAAAGATAATGAAGAAGCAAAACGTTTAGGAAAAACTTTAAAAAATGTTCCTAAATATATTTCTTTCTCTCAATTAACTGAAGAAGTTATTAAACAAGCTGAAGAAGATGCTAAAGCTGAATTAAAAGCTGAAGGTAAACCAGAGCAAATTTGGGACAAAATTATCCCAGGAAAAGTACAACGTTTCATCTCTGACAATACTACTTTAGATCAAGAAAAAGCTTTATTAGATCAAAACTTTATCAAAGATGATAGTAAAAAAGTTAGTGATTATGTTAAAGGATTCAACGTTGAAATCACAGGTTTCAAAAGAGTTACTTTAGGTTAA